The stretch of DNA AAGTTCTTATAAATTATTAGCAGCGTATATTTAAACAATAtaagataatttttttaaaaaaaatttatcagatgtttataaatattttataaatcaataaatatcttacaaataattaatttgttGAGCCAAACAGTCTATAATtaggttattattattatttaaatagagATGTGGACTGAATATTTTGGTGGGAATGTGTTCGAAAGGAATAAAGTAAGTGAAGTTAAAAGGTAAATAAATGGCTTCATAATTGAGTGCTTTAGGAACCAAATACCATTCCACGTGTCATTATCTTAGCCGTCGATTCCAAAATTAATGTGTGAAACATTTAGGTAATGCTTCTGTAAACCATttccaaatatttttttgacTGAAAATTTAGAAACAGTTAAAATAAGTTCTTGCAAACATATCTTATTAGGAGTAGggttcttgtgagacggtctcacgaatctttatctgtgaaacgggtcaatcctaccgatattcacaataaaaaataatatttttcacataataagtaatattttttcatagatgatccaaataagatatatgtctctcaaaatacgacatgtgagaccgtctcacacaaattttacCTCTTATTAGATAACCAAATGATATCAGGAGCATACAGTATTGGGTTCGGATTCCTCTTATGCGTAATGTTTTTTTTTGAATAGTCTTATGCGTAATGTTAGTTTAGATAGAAATTTCATTCCACGTGTCATTAATTTACCTGTCGATTTCTTGTTTTCCTTTTTTGTCGTAACAATATTGTCATAATTTTGGTGGTTCACTGCTTCGTATTTttcgtaaaaaaataatattatgataatgaAGTTGatgtccaatttaaaataaaatagagtTTACGTTTTACTTTCAAAATTGAATAAAACactaaaacatttatttatataaataaaaatccaaaaatatatttatacgtTTCTAAAGAGAAAATGTATAACTGATTATAATATTCAATTGCATAACCTAGAAATATCGAATTAATTGAATACAGCGATCTAAATTCATCGATATTTACAGTATGTTTGACAACCAGGATTTGGAAGTATTTCATGGGAtttggatttcaaaatcctatTTTTACTTTTTGGCAAGgtgattcaaaaaaaattaggatttatttataattttatgggATTTGGATTTCAATGAGTATACCCAAATCCCAtcaaatttgataaaatttggtgggatttggattttaaaaacataaaattactTTTTTATCCAAATGAAATTGATTTGGGCGGAAGCAGTCAAAATTGCTTGTTATATTAttaatcgttctccttcagtggcgattgatctgaagactccgaagGAGGTGTGGAccgggaagccgacagattattctcatttgcatacatttggaagtccggtGTACGCTCTGTACAATGAGAaagaaagatcaaagttggattcgaaatacagaaaatgtatcttcttgggttatgctgatagagtaaaggggtttcgcttgtggggtCCTACTGTTCataagcttgtcatcagcagggatgttatcttcgaggaagataaattAAAAGAGACAAAGGCGcaccgaattcagaaactactatttttcaggtggaaagTAAGACGGACGAATGTcaaatttcttgtgaagcagagaggatgaagatgtctAGAGTACCATATGTATCAGCaatgggaagtttgatgttcgccatgatctgtacaagaccggacattgctcaagcaatgggaacagttagtcggtatatggcgaatcctggacgagagcattggagcactgttaagagaacccttagatacattaagggtacctcgaatgctgcattatgttatggaggatcggattttaTACTCAGGGgttatgtcgattcagattatgcaggtgatcctgataagaggaaatttactactggttatgtgtttacacttgcagagTGAGGAATATGCTGGGTTTCAAAATTGCAAAtagttgtggcgttatctacaacgGAGGCAGAATATATGACAGCTattcaagcttgcaaggaggcaatatggattaaaaggttattggaggagatcgggcacaaacaagaaaatgtttatttgttttgtgacagtcggAGTGCCTTGCTtatcgcaaggaatccagctTTTCATTCCAGGATtaaacacattggagtccaatttcactttgtgcgagaagtagtagaaggaataagtgtggatatgcagaagatccaaaCAAAAGATAACATGGCTGATTTTCTGACtaagccagtgaacactgataagtttgagtggtgtagatcctcaagtggtctagcagaaacgtaagcagcagggaatgacaagattgaaaagatgtgtggagatgtgtttgattctcaatcaaatctccaagtgggaaaAATGTCGGCTCATCCAGTCAAAATAAGTGGCGCACATTTTAAATGAATGAATGGCcgaaaagaattttgaaatgagATGCGTTCAGACGAAACGCGTTTTATACGCGGTTTCACACCTCGAAATTATACTATAAATAGGTGCCtcattctttcatttcaaatcatccttcttcgagttttctcttgtcctatagcatttgagtgcttagttctattaTATTTGTGAgatgtttgttctcctgtagtAAGAGAGCGtgagtgagtgagttgtacaccacaaaatattatagtggaattcttttcatcttgcccgtggttttttatgatttgagcTTTGTAATGTTTATCATATCTTAGGAAATGATTACTGATGCTCCAGCTATTGAAGTTGTCCACTACAAAAGTTGGACTCAACGGATGGATGAATTTTTGCTTGATtttttacttgaaaataaagATAACGTACAAAATAGATTAAAAACTTTGAAAAGAAAGATGATCATTGCTTTAGAAGTCTTCAAACGAGGTAGTGGGTTTGGTTGGAATtacataacaaaaaaaattgaagcaCCAGAGGAGATTTGAGATACATTAATCAAGATTTGGATTGTTATTATGttcatttttaattgtttgtatattttttcaattgttattatcttaaaatataaatataattaattaggtATATCTTGAAGTTAAACATGTCCGAAATATTGCAATTCCTTATTTTCATGTGCttcgagaaatatttgaaaaagaTAGAGCTATTGGGAAAGGAGCAGAAACTGTAAAAGAGAAGACACGTCGTTGGGCAAGAGAGGGGAAAGAGCCGAGCTATGGAGAATCTTCAAGAATAGAAGAGATCGATCGGTTGGTAGCCGAGCAACATATACATTTAGAAATTTTGGATGATTTTGAGAAGGAGAATGTTCAACAAACATTTGTTTCGCATTCGTCGTCCACAAATAATAATTCTAAAGTTGGCAagaaaaaattatcaaaatttgatGAAATGGATGAGAGATTTGACACTTTGAATAACACGATCTCAAAAATGGCTAAGACGATGGATATCAATGAACAGAGCAAGCGTCGATGTGAAGAGGTATACACTGAACTGACAAAACTTAATGGAGTAGATGAAGATTTTGTTTTTCCAGCAAGATTATCTTATGTCAAATCCAATTGcagctgatttttttttttgggattccACATCATGCTCGTCTTCGCTGGTTGAATTGGAAAATAAACAACTCATCTtagtataaaatataatttgattatgCATTAAATTCGTTGATGGATTTATTGATGTTTTAGATTGTTTTGGTTTCTTTATTGATAATTTTTCAGgatttaaattttcatattttgaatttgtttgatgattttttaattattattttatatgcactatgattaataaataataattaatttttaatttacatACACAAATAATAGAGaagaattattaatttttaaacttctTTGGATTATTTATATTTAGATGATTTTTAAGAGTAGcttagtaaaattttaaaattccaaattcgaatatttttttctccaaacaagaaatgaatttgtaaatatcatttttaaattttaaaccaaaaCAAAATAGAATTTCAAATACTTGAATTTTCAAATCCAAATTCATATTTTGAAAGAACCAAACACACTGTTAAAGAAGGATAAAGAGAACGGCTCCCAACTTCATTTCATATCTGGAAAGGAAAGAAGGATAAAAAGAATTTGAAAGAGTGAAAAGTGTTTTGCTACACGAATTATTGATAAATGGACAAATTTGTACATGAATTATCGTAAATGGTTTAATTAATAGATGATCCAactaaaaaatcaattttatccTTTCTGAATTGCTATTGAATCTAATATTATCATTAAATTCAAATAGATGcacatttatttttcaaaattattttattgattaaaattataaaaataaattaaaattatttttttcctatctatattatatattaatgaaattacaatttaataaataaatcatatacaaaaataaaatattttttttattttattgataaaattataatacaaaaatttaaatacttgCATTGATTACATGTTGAAAAATCATAAAGTTTTATAAGAAATGCCTAAATCAAATGCGAAAATTTCGAACGTTGAAATAAGATAAATCAAGATAATGAATGTCATTAATTGTACCACTGTGTCAGTGTTCCAGCAGTCACATGTAGATGTCTaggggattttttttttatgatttacaATTTTTATGTCGAACTCTTTTACGAATTTTTAACGGATCAAtatcaaatttcgaaaatttaaaatgataattgAGATTTTTTTGATCGTCCGACAATAGTACTTTCGAATTCCAGCAACATATATTTATTGTATTATATTttatcaataaattaaaatatatttagttATATATACGATTTATTTATCGAGttgtaattttattaatatataatactATTCTATcgaaaaaaatatgatattatttcattatatatttataaataagtttaaaatttattatatttgagtgtataatttatattttaagataTATTTGTATCAATTAATAATTCTAATGTTTTAACATAAAAACCGATATTTTTtatcataatataatttttttaaaataaatatacttttttagaaaaaaaaattgaaaataaaattatgtatataattgaatttaataaaaataatcgaACTTAAAAGAACTTTAAGTGATGGTAAAATTGATTTTTCACTTAAATTATGTatcaaattaaatcatttacaATTTTTTATATACCAATATTCATTTATCAATAATTCTTATATCAAAAatactttttattcaaatttgaaACGACGAATTTGATGGAGAGATTCTAAATCCACACAAAATATATATGCACTGTGATTCGAAATAAAATCGGTCCAATTTGTTTCTTTTCAAACCCAAACAGCCTCCctagatttcaaatttattttaatttaaaatcatttcaatttatttttttaaaatacttgcTCAGATCAAAATCATATAATCTAAATGCAATCATACTCCAAATCAAGCCGTTTAATATAATGCCAGTATAACCTTAGATTTCGAGAATATTATGGGATGGGCAAAGGTTAAGTACGTGTCTTGAGTCAATGTCTGTTTAGAGcacaaaaatataatcaaaCGCACAAGGTTTCCACATTTGTAATTCAATACAAAGAATGGATTTGAAGAATTCAAGAACAAAGGCTTATTTGCATGCAGTCATCATATAAAAATTGTAAAACCAAACGTAAGGGCAAAATGAATCTCCTTACAAGTTGAGTGAGAGATGTTGTAAAGCAAGCAAGACCAAACTATGACCTCACTTGAAATTCGCCTGCTCGTGTAAGAGCGCGAAAACCTTTATAAGGACGTGTTGATAAATTCGTGAGATCCAGCCTATCTATTTTCAAGCCAGAGAGAGCCACACCCATGATTCTAAAACCTACTTCAAAAGTGGGAAACACGTGAAGACGTTCTAAGCCAGTCTCGAGAGCCAAGGTACCAGACATTGAAGGCGATTTATCTTTTGGGATCCTTCCAATTGACCACAAGCACGTCTGCAGAATGTGGTAGCCATTAAAACAGAGTAAAATGGAACATAATTGCTAGTTGCAAGCTTTGCTTCTATACAGTAGAAATCACGCTCATGGGAAGTAACCCACATTAGTCCTTCAACGCCCTTCCAAATGCACAAATCGAAGACCTAGGAGCATGGGCTCAAAAATAGTACCCAAGGCTTGCAAATGCACGTCGGTCAGGTATTGTACGACAAAGACACAAAAATTCAAACACCAGCTAAAGTGAATATAAAAAAATAGCGCACAAAATTTAAATTAGTGATATCCAGGTTCCGGTGccataatataattatttttcttgaaatgGAAGATGACCTACAAAATATGGAGGTAGCATAGAAGAAGGGGACCGACTAACCCCTCTCAACTGCGTTGTAACTTGGATCATGTTGATTTTACAATTGTGAAAATAGGGGGAAAAACTTATATTTGACTTGGAACATTATTCTTCAAAAGATTTGTGATTGACATCCTGACCTCGATGTTCTATCTCCACTTGACCTACCAATAGATCACAAAAATCCCATTTGATCCTATGTTTTCAAATGCAACAGGAAAATATTTGCCAAGAAAAGAGCTGTTGTATAATAACTGTGCAAAATACTGCGTTAATTTTTGGCCTAGTACCTTATTAGCAAGGATGTTTACTGTTCCACAGTTTGAAGAAAGATCTGAAGACGTAACACAAGGAGGCAGTCGGAATTTAACTGTTACGGAGTCGATTGACTTTTCAGGATCATTTCTTGTGCCTAACAAAACATTTACACGACATGTCCCAGAATCCGAGGTCAGCTGTGGCTTCACATAAATTGGAGTATTCTTTAATTTCTTTACCCTAAAACATGAAAACAGATTTTGAAAGACTAGACCTTGAGTATGATTTCAAACTAAATTGTGAAACACCAAGAACCTGTAACTCATGAGTTTAAATTGTCCATCAGGAGGCACAAATGATAAGATTTGGTTAGCTTCCCATGGTCGAAGTCGAACACAAGGGTGAAAGCTCACATCGTTGAGAATAGAAGGGTTTGCAAATGAGAGAGTGAGGTCAGGTACACCTGAGAGATGAGAATTTACTTGAACTTCACCATATATCTCACATTTTACCAGAATCCCGTCTCTAAGCACCATGAATCAAAGAAAAAGAGAGGAAAAGTTAACATAACATAGAAACTGATAATGATTAACCATTTAAAGTACTTGTGCCAGCGAAACTCGAAAACTGTACCAGCACACTCCTGTTTTCTTTGGATATATAAAAAACTGGGTATTGCCAGGAAGAACATCAACATTATATTAATAGATGATTCTGCAGGAAAAAATAGGGACAGGGGATGGTAAGATTTGGAATAGACAGACCTGTTTATGATTGCATCCATTTCTTCAACAAGATCAACATAAACTTCATTGCTTGTGTGTTTGAGGTCTGTTTTTCTCCATGGAACACAAGATGACGATGCACCTGGAAGGGTGTTGCTCACATTGGAACTGCTGCCTGTGACAACACTCAAAACCTTGCTAACGATGTTAGGAGGAGCAATCATTTCCCTCAGGATATTTGATTCAGTTGTTAGGGGAAAACCATTGTCTATCATTTCATCCAGCAGCTGTACATGAATTGCATTCTTGTCAGCTTAGGATTTTTTACAAATCAACCAAGAACTAGTTAGCTAATTCAAAGTAGCATAAGAACCCAAGTGATCTTAGTCAAGAATAACAGTGTGAAACTTATTAACTCGGGATCATCGATTTTCTTATCTTGAAATTGGCACAAAGGTGTTCCAACTTGGAAATTTGAGATATCTTTTTATCATTGCTATGGTTCTCAAACTTAACGCACATGAGTGTTTGCTtggatcttttaatttttcctGGTGCGGTGGTATATGATAATCATCAAATCAAAATGCAAAAGCATGTTTAATACATGTCTATGATAAtttgaattctaaaatattGTACAATAAAAGTCGTGCAAACATTTTGTTCCTCTGACAGAACATCTTGCAATTAGTCGGAACAAGAGCGTCAATTAATTACCACGACTATACAAACTCTAACAGGTAGAAACAAAATCACAAAAGGCGAATGAAGCCTAAACATCAACTTCGAAACAACGTTTTTTGCACCCAAATTTAACTATATGATAAGATAATTGCAAATCAAAATTGATTTCATTTTGTTTCATATTATGATTTACAATATCCATCGTAGTCAAATAATGTGTCAAAATCATTCAAAGCAGTttagaattcaataaaatcacctaaaattGGAACAAAAAGAAGACCATTTTTCTTGCTTTAAATACCTCATAAATGATAACAAAGTTATCCTTTATCAAATCTTCATTCAAGCCATCCAGATAATCTGTAAGGACATCAGCTACCCTACAGAGGAACTATAAATCAAATAGTCAACATTAGAagtttattgtacaaattatttATGTGATACAATAGCCCTTTTATAGGCTAAAGTACAAGAGACTCTTGCCAAAATTAAAGAGATTACAATCtacaaaaaaggaaaaaatcttAACTAAATCAGACTCTTGCCACCTTAGATGGTAGGACAAGAAAAAATCTTATCTTATCTTCCTGATGAGATGTCTCCCCCTGAAGATAAGGTTTGGTAACTTATGGTTTTCATTCCGAACATGTCAAATCAGCTGAGACATAAAGCTTCTTTGTGGGTGGATGGAAGCATTTGTCGCCTTTTTGGGTTGATGACTATCCAATAAACACATATCTGATGGCTCTAGGATCCAGTATCCCGCAATTATTCATAGGGATATGTATATGACAACGAGGTTGACCCAAGTTTAGGATAGAACTGAGACAAGATTCCCATTAGACTTTTTGATTCTAAGATATTCTAAGATACGAGACGGAATTCTATTTATTATATAAGTAGATGCAACCATAGCTTCCCCAACACTGTTTAGGTGCATTATATTGAAGTAGGAGAGTCCTTGTAGTATCAAAAAGATGACGATTTTTCTTTCCGTtactccattttgttgctgAGTATTAACGCAAGACCACTCATGAATGATTCTTCCTTCAGAAGATAGAACCTGATTGAAGTAGTCACCAGCACTATCAAACCTGAATTGCACCAGGACCCTTGTGAAATATGTAACTTACAACTCAGGAGCAaccaaatatattttctttctttctttgagATTTGTGGATTTTGAGTTTTCAAACATGCTACGTGGAGCAGAAACAGGAAATTGACATGATGCAATAAGCCAATCACTATGTGACCTACTGACTGTGAGTACAAATTACCAGTTCACCATTCGAGTTCTATATCATCTTCCTTCTCTAATTGGAAACTGATACTAAGCTGCTTCATGGACAACTAATCTAGGATATTCGGTACGACTCAAATTTCAACTAACAAAAGTAAGTTGCAATATATTGAAGTCCATTAATGTCGAAAATTCCAGTCCCACAGTGTTGCAAGAAGCCGATCCATCTCACAGAGTTgaacaataattaaaaatatctattAAAAATTACTCAAATTTGAACTACAGCCTTGATTACTGACCTCTATTGCCATCAAAGGTGGCATCTCAACTTGAGTGCACGCCAAAAATATTATCCCCTCACGAACCACATGAAATACATAGTGTGTAGGAGAAGCAATTACTGGTACAAGCTATGATTTTCCAAAGCACAAAGGAGAAAATTTTAAGTCTcacataaaaatacattttggaTTACACTAACAAAACCAAATATGTGAGATTTTGAAGCTTGAATTCTAATCAAATAAGAGCAAAACTCATAAGTACCTCCAGTGAATCACCTTGAGCAAGTACTTGGTCCCAAAACCACGCACAAATTGAGCGATCAACCCGGTGACTAGTGAGTTGTTTTTCCAGCATCACTTCCCTGCAATTTCACAAACACCTTTAAGCATTTGAGAAATTGCACGAAAAAACATAAATTACAAGTTTAAGCATCTACTCATGAAATTCAAAACACCATATCATTAAGCATATCCATTTGTAATCATTGGCAAGCAAAAAATTCAATTAGTGTGAGAATTTCAAGAATCAGATTTGGAAGCGTACCCGGAATCCGAGAGAATAAAAATGCACTGCAACATAACGTTCACTCAACTGCGTCCTTTCAATTCAGATTCTACACAAGTTTACGAACAGGTTTCAGCCCTGGTTGCTGTGGCAAAACACAAATCAAATATATAAATTCATTAATAACAAATTTATAAGAGTtttaaatcaattttaaaaaaacatatattgtaaataataaatttgaattttttaaggGAAATTGAACACACTGCCCCGTGATATCCCGGATGTGCTAAAATCCCCCTCCTAAAAAAGCATGAGCTAGAAACTCCTTGTGAAATCTCGAGATTGCTaaactaaaaatatttaatataggGATTGAACACCAAAAATGTTTCTGAACGTTGATTTTCCTAGAAATTAGAATTTACCTAAAAAACAAATTTcagaaatttgttttttttaaattatgcaTTTTCTAAATTCTAATCTAACTCTTCTAAGGAAATAGAAGCAAAAGCCAAAAAACAAGAAATTATAGATTcttaaaaagcaaaaaaaaaaaaattgctttTAGTTTGTTGACTTTTCCAATCAAACTCACTCTTAATTgttctttttaagaaaaaagaaaaaataaattgcACAAAATACTCCCATGATATCTCATGTTTTCTCAAATCtcccatgaaaaaaatattagctAGAAACACTATATGTTATAAATTTCGAGCTCACGCACCTATCTCCTCTTTTAGTCAAACAAAATGTTTTTTTGTTGAAATTGCCCACACTTAGATTAAACAATTAAGTccttttttctcattttttagATGTTAGTATCCAAGTAACATTTTGCCCTAAAGCGGCTGGAGGGTAACAAATGAATGTGGATTTTTTCTTTCAATTGCCCAAAAATCCATTTGCTTCTGAAATGGTGAAGACTGTTAGTGATGCAGAGATTCATACAATGTGTAATTGCTCCAAGAATCAAATGATGTAACATTGTGGTCACAAGAGAATAACTACACCCAAATGAAGGTAATTTTCCTCGAAAACACAATAGATGAAGATGAATCTATCAGATGGAAGGTAATCAGGGATTCTAAAAATTAAGAATCCGGAAGCTGCCAAATGAAGAAGAAGTCTTCTATACTTGTACCCTGAAACAACCATAACAATTCTCAACATTCAGCGCATGGCAAGGGTGTCGTGAgctcaaaatttaaaaacacaTGGAGTTTCtagataatattttttctacAGGGGGATTTGAGCACATCCGGAATATCACGGAGTAGTGTGTACAATTTCACtggaaaaaattcaaatttattatttacaATCTCTgttttttcaaaagaaaaatgatttcaaTCTGTTTTTTATAAGATATAAAATTGTTATTaatgaatttatatattttatttgcgTGTTGCACAGCCACTAGGAGCTGAAATCTGATAGAAAACCCTTAGAGGACACCCGCATTCGTTATCGTTATAACACTCACCACCTCATCAAAAATCACGGGGTCCACGTGTCACATACACATTATATTAACACATCTATTCTCtcacattcattttaacattaaCACTCATTATTTGTAGATTCCCGCTGTTGTGACCTGAAATTAACCACACAAGCCAAGCCTTTAAACTCCATTCAAGCCATGAATTCAAAGCTGAATTTGAAGAGCCATAACAGCCTTTTAATGGTGTTTAAAGCCCTTAAGGAGGCCATAAATATGGATGTAATGGCCTTGAATGAGAGCCTTTTCACCTCTCTTCCATgagcctataaatagtggcCAAAGAGTAGGAGAAATCACACCTTCTAGCAGTATTTCAGCAACTCATTCTTGTCCATTTTCGAAGCAGCCGCAGCAGCCGAATTCTTTTCCGGTTCGACGAAATCCAGTGATCGAATTTTCAGTTGTCTTTCCCTCAAATCTTTGAAGATTATCATcatgtaagtgggtttttgctaTACACTTACGTACACTTGCATTTCATAAGTGTactatttgatatatatatcgatATACTTGTTCTTCGTAAGTATATCCATAATTgcttaaaaatacattatgtatgtt from Primulina tabacum isolate GXHZ01 chromosome 3, ASM2559414v2, whole genome shotgun sequence encodes:
- the LOC142541182 gene encoding AP-3 complex subunit mu isoform X1, giving the protein MLQCIFILSDSGEVMLEKQLTSHRVDRSICAWFWDQVLAQGDSLELVPVIASPTHYVFHVVREGIIFLACTQVEMPPLMAIEFLCRVADVLTDYLDGLNEDLIKDNFVIIYELLDEMIDNGFPLTTESNILREMIAPPNIVSKVLSVVTGSSSNVSNTLPGASSSCVPWRKTDLKHTSNEVYVDLVEEMDAIINRDGILVKCEIYGEVQVNSHLSGVPDLTLSFANPSILNDVSFHPCVRLRPWEANQILSFVPPDGQFKLMSYRVKKLKNTPIYVKPQLTSDSGTCRVNVLLGTRNDPEKSIDSVTVKFRLPPCVTSSDLSSNCGTVNILANKTCLWSIGRIPKDKSPSMSGTLALETGLERLHVFPTFEVGFRIMGVALSGLKIDRLDLTNLSTRPYKGFRALTRAGEFQVRS
- the LOC142541182 gene encoding AP-3 complex subunit mu isoform X2 — protein: MPPLMAIEFLCRVADVLTDYLDGLNEDLIKDNFVIIYELLDEMIDNGFPLTTESNILREMIAPPNIVSKVLSVVTGSSSNVSNTLPGASSSCVPWRKTDLKHTSNEVYVDLVEEMDAIINRDGILVKCEIYGEVQVNSHLSGVPDLTLSFANPSILNDVSFHPCVRLRPWEANQILSFVPPDGQFKLMSYRVKKLKNTPIYVKPQLTSDSGTCRVNVLLGTRNDPEKSIDSVTVKFRLPPCVTSSDLSSNCGTVNILANKTCLWSIGRIPKDKSPSMSGTLALETGLERLHVFPTFEVGFRIMGVALSGLKIDRLDLTNLSTRPYKGFRALTRAGEFQVRS